In the Pristiophorus japonicus isolate sPriJap1 chromosome 5, sPriJap1.hap1, whole genome shotgun sequence genome, one interval contains:
- the LOC139263762 gene encoding chemokine XC receptor 1-like encodes MASFCHIHFYDFMISFEEICFPLSSRNDHTRLCLKSLMMSTVVPGWITDYYYYNYNETDCGHVYLCDNHEAVLFGATFTPVLYILIFIFNLLGNTLVLWILVRYEKLKSITDIFILNLVISDLLFAFSLPFWTVDHTSGWIFGKAMCKIMSSIFFISYYSGIMLLTLMTLDRYFAVVHPLFAVRTRKTCYAVVASLVVWGLSISATVPELIFSDIVVGGDQSLSCGSNYPSGSEQIWRLLECYQQNILFFLIPFTLIVFSYYRILNTVMRCKTRKKYKTVKVIFCIVVVFFVCWAPYNVVIFLQSLSELQVPIFSTCEMENHLIYAFLICRNIAYFHCCLNPFFYTFVGTKFRRHLIKIVSKYLPYTRIHKEPNYRLRSHYRSSSHDYSNSSTFGTNYS; translated from the coding sequence atggcctccttctgtcacaTACATTTCTATGATTTCATGATAAGCTTTGAAGAAATTTGTTTTCCATTGTCATCCAGGAATGATCACACAAGGCTGTGTTTGAAGAGTCTAATGATGTCGACTGTTGTACCTGGATGGATTACTGATTACTATTACTATAACTATAATGAAACTGATTGTGGGCATGTTTACTTATGTGATAATCATGAAGCCGTCCTATTTGGAGCCACATTTACGCCAGTCTTGTACATCCTAATCTTTATTTTCAACCTGCTTGGGAATACTCTGGTTTTGTGGATCCTGGTGAGATACGAGAAGCTGAAAAGTATAACAGACATCTTCATTCTGAACCTGGTCATCTCCGATTTACTTTTTGCCTTCTCACTTCCGTTCTGGACTGTGGACCATACATCTGGATGGATCTTTGGCAAGGCCATGTGCAAAATAATGAGTTCGATTTTCTTCATCAGCTACTACAGTGGGATCATGCTGCTGACATTAATGACTCTCGACCGATACTTTGCGGTGGTTCATCCTCTGTTTGCTGTCCGAACCAGAAAGACCTGCTATGCTGTGGTTGCCAGTTTAGTAGTTTGGGGCCTCAGTATCTCAGCAACAGTGCCCGAGTTGATCTTCTCTGATATTGTAGTTGGTGGGGATCAAAGCCTCTCCTGTGGAAGTAACTATCCAAGTGGGAGTGAGCAAATATGGCGACTGTTAGAATGTTATCAGCAAAATATCTTGTTCTTCTTAATCCCCTTTACTCTCATCGTGTTCTCTTACTATAGAATTCTCAACACTGTCATGAGATGTAAAACAAGGAAGAAGTACAAAACAGTGAAAGTTATCTTCTGTATTGTGGTGGTGTTCTTTGTGTGTTGGGCACCTTACAATGTGGTCATCTTCCTGCAGTCTTTGTCCGAACTCCAAGTCCCAATTTTCTCAACCTGCGAGATGGAGAACCACCTGATTTATGCATTTTTAATTTGTCGAAACATTGCTTATTTCCACTGCTGTCTAAATCCCTTCTTTTATACTTTTGTGGGTACAAAGTTCAGGAGGCATTTAATCAAGATAGTGAGTAAATACCTTCCGTATACGAGGATTCATAAAGAACCGAATTACAGACTCAGGAGTCATTACCGGAGCAGTTCACACGACTATTCCAATTCTTCTACTTTTGGCACAAACTATTCTTAA